In Hyphomicrobium denitrificans 1NES1, one DNA window encodes the following:
- a CDS encoding twin-arginine translocase TatA/TatE family subunit has product MGFSAQHLLLFLIIALLLFGRGKISELMGDVAKGIKSFKKGMAEDDQPERPAPRTIENEASNPDRTKVG; this is encoded by the coding sequence ATGGGTTTTAGCGCACAACACTTACTGCTGTTCCTGATCATTGCTTTGCTGCTGTTCGGGCGCGGCAAGATCTCCGAACTGATGGGCGATGTCGCGAAGGGCATCAAAAGCTTCAAGAAGGGTATGGCAGAGGACGATCAGCCCGAGAGGCCCGCTCCTCGTACGATCGAGAACGAAGCTTCCAATCCCGATCGCACGAAGGTCGGCTGA
- the tatB gene encoding Sec-independent protein translocase protein TatB encodes MFDISWSELLILGVVTLVFVGPKELPALMRTLGKYAGVVRRHANEFKSQFDAAMREAELESMREEVEKMQTSINSEVMRATTDIDDAHKLARIEPPSIVNTIASEKSSDRTKTLAPPMPAPPHGET; translated from the coding sequence ATGTTTGACATCAGCTGGAGCGAGCTTCTGATCCTTGGGGTTGTGACGCTGGTTTTCGTCGGCCCGAAAGAGCTGCCCGCATTGATGCGCACGCTTGGCAAGTATGCCGGGGTTGTTCGCCGTCACGCGAACGAATTCAAATCGCAGTTCGATGCCGCGATGCGCGAAGCCGAACTCGAATCGATGCGGGAAGAGGTCGAGAAGATGCAAACCTCGATCAACTCAGAGGTTATGCGGGCGACGACCGACATCGACGACGCTCACAAACTCGCGCGGATCGAGCCGCCGTCCATTGTGAATACGATTGCATCGGAAAAATCTTCCGACAGGACGAAGACACTTGCACCGCCGATGCCGGCGCCGCCGCACGGGGAGACCTGA
- the tatC gene encoding twin-arginine translocase subunit TatC, producing the protein MLERLPPSKSPGDEPPREGQDEIDASKAPLLDHLIELRQRLIWALAAFVVMFFACFAVAGHIYNVLVWPYMWASGDEHVKLIATHFLEQIMTQVKLAMFGAAFLSFPMVATQIYKFVAPGLYRNERRAFLPYLIATPVLFVIGAMVVYFIAMPVLIRFSIGLAQHSSEGVPAIELLPKVSEYLSLIMTLIFGFGIVFQLPVILTLLARTGFVTSATLKGGRRYAIVAIFAAAALLTPPDALSMVIMALPTIALYEVSILAVRFVERQQAKAGVRN; encoded by the coding sequence ATGCTGGAGCGGTTGCCGCCGTCCAAGTCTCCGGGCGATGAGCCGCCGCGCGAGGGGCAGGATGAGATCGACGCCAGCAAGGCGCCATTGCTCGACCACCTGATCGAACTCAGGCAACGTTTAATCTGGGCGCTGGCGGCATTCGTCGTGATGTTCTTCGCCTGTTTCGCGGTTGCCGGGCACATCTACAACGTGCTCGTGTGGCCGTACATGTGGGCCTCCGGCGACGAACATGTGAAACTCATCGCGACGCACTTTCTCGAACAGATCATGACGCAGGTGAAGCTGGCGATGTTCGGGGCAGCGTTCCTGTCATTTCCTATGGTCGCGACACAGATCTACAAGTTCGTCGCGCCAGGGCTTTATCGCAATGAGCGTCGAGCGTTTCTGCCTTATCTGATCGCGACGCCGGTGCTGTTCGTCATCGGTGCGATGGTCGTCTATTTCATCGCCATGCCGGTGCTGATCCGGTTTTCGATCGGGTTGGCGCAGCATAGCAGCGAAGGCGTTCCGGCGATCGAGCTCTTGCCGAAAGTTTCCGAATATCTGTCGCTGATCATGACGCTGATCTTCGGCTTCGGGATCGTATTCCAGCTTCCGGTCATTCTGACGCTGCTGGCGCGCACGGGCTTCGTGACCTCGGCGACTTTGAAAGGCGGGCGGCGCTATGCGATCGTTGCGATCTTCGCGGCGGCCGCCCTCCTGACGCCGCCGGATGCGCTCAGCATGGTGATCATGGCGTTGCCGACCATCGCGCTCTACGAAGTTTCGATTCTGGCCGTGCGCTTCGTCGAGAGGCAGCAAGCCAAGGCGGGCGTGCGCAATTAA
- the serS gene encoding serine--tRNA ligase encodes MFDIKWIRDNAATFDEGLKRRGLPPQAAALVALDDRRRQTLTTLQDAQSRRNAASKEIGKAKGAKDEATAARLMAEVADLKDIIAKGEDDERKLDAEIKAALEIIPNLPRADVPDGADETGNVEVRRVGTPASFDFAPKQHFEIGEALGLMDFEAAQKISGARFVVLKGALARLERALASFMLDLHTSEFGYTEVNPPILVKDQAAYGTAQLPKFAEDLFKTTNDFWLLPTAEISLTNLVREEIIDEAQLPMRVTAWTPCFRSEAGAAGKDTRGMIRQHQFSKVELVSITTPDKSLEEHERMTSCAEEVLKRLGLPFRTIVLCTGDMGFASQKTYDIEVWLPGQNTYREISSCSVCGDFQARRMDARYRPKDGGKPVYVHTLNGSGLAVGRTLIAVLENYQQADGSVIIPDALQPYMGGLKRIAAAKTT; translated from the coding sequence GTGTTCGATATCAAATGGATCAGAGACAATGCTGCAACCTTCGATGAAGGCTTGAAGCGCCGGGGCCTCCCGCCGCAGGCCGCCGCTCTGGTCGCGCTCGATGACAGGCGCCGGCAGACGCTGACGACACTGCAGGATGCGCAATCGCGCCGAAACGCGGCATCGAAGGAGATCGGCAAAGCCAAGGGTGCGAAGGACGAAGCGACGGCCGCGCGATTGATGGCCGAGGTCGCGGACTTGAAGGACATCATCGCCAAAGGCGAGGACGACGAGCGCAAGCTCGATGCCGAGATCAAGGCGGCGCTTGAAATCATTCCCAACTTGCCGCGCGCCGACGTTCCGGATGGTGCCGACGAAACGGGCAACGTCGAGGTGCGCCGCGTTGGGACGCCAGCAAGTTTCGATTTTGCACCGAAGCAGCATTTCGAGATCGGTGAAGCGCTGGGATTGATGGACTTCGAAGCGGCGCAGAAAATTTCCGGCGCACGGTTCGTCGTGTTGAAGGGAGCCCTGGCGCGTCTGGAGCGAGCGCTCGCGAGCTTCATGCTCGATCTGCATACGAGCGAGTTTGGCTACACGGAAGTCAATCCGCCGATCCTGGTCAAGGATCAGGCGGCCTATGGCACGGCCCAGTTGCCGAAGTTTGCGGAAGACCTGTTCAAGACGACGAACGATTTCTGGCTTCTTCCGACCGCCGAGATTTCGCTGACGAACCTTGTGCGCGAAGAGATTATCGACGAAGCGCAACTGCCGATGCGGGTAACGGCATGGACGCCGTGCTTCCGTTCGGAGGCGGGCGCTGCCGGCAAGGATACGCGCGGCATGATCCGCCAGCACCAATTCTCGAAGGTCGAACTCGTGTCGATCACGACACCGGACAAATCGCTTGAAGAGCACGAACGCATGACGTCATGCGCCGAGGAAGTGCTGAAACGCCTCGGCCTGCCGTTCCGCACCATCGTTCTTTGCACCGGCGACATGGGATTTGCTTCGCAGAAAACCTACGACATCGAGGTCTGGCTTCCGGGGCAAAATACCTATCGCGAGATTTCATCCTGCTCGGTGTGCGGCGACTTCCAGGCGCGGCGCATGGATGCGCGCTACCGTCCGAAGGACGGCGGCAAGCCGGTCTACGTCCATACGCTCAACGGCTCGGGTCTTGCCGTCGGCCGCACGCTGATCGCCGTGCTTGAAAACTATCAACAGGCCGACGGCAGTGTCATAATTCCCGATGCCCTCCAGCCTTACATGGGCGGCCTGAAGAGGATAGCGGCGGCCAAGACCACATGA
- the surE gene encoding 5'/3'-nucleotidase SurE: protein MRILITNDDGINAKGLEVLKAIALGISPDVWTIAPETNQSGTAHSMTLHTPLRLRTLDERTHAVTGTPTDCIIMAVRHILKHQPPQLILSGVNHGSNLAEDVTYSGTVAAAMEGALLGIHSIALSLMMGFEDGERRAIWDTPLAHAPQVIKRLLAETWNPHTLMNVNFPDTAPENVAGVAVTSQGVRDQALLNIDSRADPWGTPYFWFGFERRKSTLVAGTDLAAIAENKISITPLSVDLTDQRAAEMLASRLE, encoded by the coding sequence ATGCGCATACTGATCACCAACGACGACGGCATCAATGCGAAGGGACTCGAAGTCCTGAAAGCGATTGCGCTCGGCATCTCGCCAGACGTGTGGACGATTGCGCCTGAGACCAATCAATCGGGCACCGCGCATTCGATGACGCTGCACACACCGCTCCGGTTGCGCACGCTCGATGAACGCACGCACGCCGTGACCGGTACGCCGACCGATTGCATCATCATGGCCGTTCGCCACATCCTGAAGCATCAGCCGCCGCAGCTCATTCTGTCCGGCGTCAACCACGGATCGAACCTTGCTGAGGACGTCACCTACTCGGGAACGGTGGCGGCGGCGATGGAAGGCGCGCTGCTCGGAATCCATTCGATCGCGCTGTCGCTGATGATGGGATTTGAAGACGGCGAGCGCCGGGCCATCTGGGATACGCCGCTCGCGCACGCGCCGCAGGTCATCAAGAGGCTGCTTGCCGAGACGTGGAATCCGCACACTCTGATGAACGTCAATTTCCCGGACACGGCGCCCGAGAACGTTGCAGGCGTTGCGGTGACCTCGCAAGGCGTTCGCGATCAGGCGTTGCTCAACATCGACAGCCGCGCCGATCCCTGGGGAACGCCCTATTTCTGGTTCGGGTTCGAGCGGCGCAAGTCGACACTGGTCGCCGGAACGGACCTCGCCGCGATTGCCGAAAATAAAATCTCGATCACGCCGTTAAGCGTCGATCTTACCGATCAAAGAGCCGCCGAAATGCTTGCATCGCGTCTCGAATGA